A window from Ignavibacteriota bacterium encodes these proteins:
- a CDS encoding sulfatase, which translates to MDRRRFIKHVSVTAAGIAVSPYIFEACANKKRMNILFIMSDDHAYQAISSYGGKLNLTPNIDRLAKEGVLFEKSFVTNSICGPSRACMLTGKYNHINGMIDNRTTFDGSQQTFTKLLQKDGYLTAVVGKWHLKSEPVGFDYWNILPDQGEYYNPDFIEMGAKKRVEGYVTDLTTEFALNWLDNLDKSKPFCLLLHHKAPHRNWMPEPDNLNLYDDKEFPLPDTFFDDYKTRSEAAKNQTMKIDEDMYIDYDLKVPIDENEKSKFKNEKINNNWWKSSFDRLTDEQRSIWNNAYDDENKFFKESNLTDEELAKWKYQRYIKDYLRCIASVDENVGKVLDYLKENNLEDNTIVVYTSDQGFYLGEHGWFDKRFMYEQSLRTPLIIKVPYGEKGIVNNENMVVNIDYAPTFLEYANVPIPTDMQGNSLKKILEGKNPSDWRKSIYYHYFEYPAEHSVKRHYGIRNSRYKLIHFYYDIDAWELYDLEKDPNELNNVYENQEYQSVISEMKIELQKLQEKYDDTDLTKFLPQKNIKINHKGIGGKISFEFPFSKKYSGGDVNALLDGICGPEKMTSSADLSIWQGFEKNDLVANIDFGKEIEISKIKIGFLQFLESWIFLPEWVEVSYSNGSDIIFSKSFRKSDLKSTIIFKENFSFTFKKIKTNKLKIFAKNVGICPNWHIGSGNSAWLFSDEIIIE; encoded by the coding sequence ATGGATAGAAGAAGATTCATAAAACATGTAAGTGTAACTGCTGCTGGTATTGCAGTTTCTCCATATATTTTTGAAGCATGTGCAAATAAAAAACGTATGAATATCTTATTCATAATGAGTGATGATCATGCATATCAAGCTATTAGCAGTTATGGAGGGAAATTAAATTTAACGCCAAATATTGATAGACTTGCAAAAGAAGGAGTACTATTTGAAAAAAGTTTTGTTACAAATTCAATATGTGGACCAAGCCGTGCATGTATGCTTACCGGGAAATATAATCACATAAATGGAATGATTGATAACAGAACAACCTTTGATGGATCACAACAAACTTTTACAAAACTACTGCAAAAAGATGGATATTTAACTGCAGTTGTTGGTAAATGGCATCTTAAAAGTGAACCGGTAGGTTTTGATTATTGGAATATTTTACCGGATCAAGGTGAATATTATAATCCGGATTTTATTGAAATGGGGGCAAAAAAAAGAGTGGAAGGATATGTTACTGATTTAACTACGGAATTTGCACTTAATTGGTTGGATAATTTAGACAAGAGTAAACCATTTTGTTTATTGCTTCATCACAAAGCTCCGCATAGAAATTGGATGCCGGAACCGGATAATTTAAATTTATATGATGATAAGGAATTTCCGCTTCCCGATACATTTTTTGATGATTATAAAACAAGAAGTGAGGCCGCAAAAAATCAAACAATGAAAATTGATGAAGATATGTATATTGATTACGATTTAAAAGTTCCAATTGATGAAAATGAAAAATCTAAATTTAAAAATGAAAAGATTAATAATAATTGGTGGAAAAGTTCATTTGATAGATTAACTGATGAACAAAGATCAATTTGGAACAATGCTTATGATGATGAAAATAAATTTTTTAAGGAAAGTAATTTAACCGATGAAGAATTAGCCAAATGGAAATATCAGAGATATATAAAAGATTATTTAAGGTGTATTGCTTCTGTTGATGAGAATGTTGGGAAAGTATTGGATTATTTAAAAGAAAATAATTTGGAAGACAACACAATTGTGGTTTATACTTCTGATCAAGGATTTTATTTAGGCGAACATGGTTGGTTTGATAAACGATTCATGTATGAGCAATCTTTAAGGACTCCTCTAATAATAAAAGTTCCTTATGGTGAAAAGGGAATTGTCAATAATGAAAATATGGTTGTAAATATTGATTATGCTCCAACATTTTTAGAATATGCAAATGTTCCAATTCCTACAGATATGCAAGGGAATTCACTTAAGAAAATATTAGAAGGAAAGAATCCATCTGATTGGCGGAAATCAATTTATTATCATTATTTTGAATATCCGGCTGAACATAGCGTTAAAAGACATTATGGGATTAGAAATTCTCGTTATAAGCTAATTCATTTCTATTATGATATTGATGCTTGGGAACTTTATGATTTAGAGAAGGATCCAAATGAATTAAACAATGTTTATGAGAATCAAGAATATCAGTCTGTAATATCTGAAATGAAAATTGAACTTCAAAAGTTACAAGAAAAATATGATGATACAGATTTGACAAAGTTTTTGCCTCAAAAAAATATTAAAATAAATCATAAGGGAATTGGCGGAAAAATATCGTTTGAATTTCCATTCAGTAAAAAATATTCTGGCGGAGATGTTAATGCATTGTTAGATGGAATTTGCGGGCCGGAAAAAATGACTTCTAGTGCTGATTTATCTATATGGCAAGGTTTTGAAAAAAATGATCTTGTTGCCAACATTGATTTTGGTAAAGAAATTGAAATCAGTAAAATAAAAATTGGTTTTTTACAATTCCTTGAATCGTGGATATTTTTACCCGAATGGGTTGAAGTCTCATATTCAAATGGAAGTGATATAATTTTCAGTAAATCATTTAGAAAATCCGATTTGAAATCTACGATTATCTTTAAAGAAAATTTTTCTTTTACTTTCAAGAAAATTAAAACAAATAAAT
- a CDS encoding alpha-L-fucosidase, translating to MKNQFDKTHFNTLFLSLIIISSNIFAQSNKNTPLTDSEVLQKAVSVLPDQRQYEWQQNEFTAFIHFGVNTFTGREWGTGFEDPKIFNPTELNTDQWCEAIKSAGMKLVILTVKHHDGFCLWQTRYTDHSVKSSTWRNGEGDVLKDLAESCKKYDLKLGVYLSPADLYQIENQNGLYGNGSKYSERIIPRKTGKEFINKKTFKYMVDDYNEYFMNQLFELLTEYGPIYEVWFDGAHPKTKGNQQYTYNSWYELIRELAPQAVIFGKGPDVRWCGNEAGETRESEWSVIPMLGSKNNWTWPDMTDDDLGSINKIKEAIVNNGFLHWYPAETNTSIREGWFWRDEAQYVKSPQKIIDIWYRSVGGNTVFLLNIPPNNKGLFSDRDVQVLNKVGKRLNETFTNNLAKGSSVVASSNIDNNHKPINIIDDNPNTCWIPNENDMEPYVEIILNEKKYFNRILFQEQIQKFSQRISSFEIESLVNNEWVKISDGTTVGYKRICKTSNIYSDRVRIRILNSRLNPTINNFELFFEKVPVTNPIISRDKNGFVNISCEVSGPIIKYSIDGKNPNNDSKVFSETFNFPEGGMIKAIAYDSDNNASDIITKEFDICKAKWKVHFVSSEQDDNNEHADKAIDDDENTNWITQWRPNSPDHPHSIEIDLGEKINIKGFSYLPRKEIINGTIKEFIFYTSLDGSNWDKIIQGEFSNIKNNPVEQKILFQQNVDARFIKLESINEINGNPWASAAEIGIITK from the coding sequence ATGAAAAACCAATTTGATAAAACACATTTCAACACTTTATTTTTATCATTAATAATTATTTCTTCAAACATATTTGCACAATCGAATAAAAATACTCCATTAACAGATTCAGAAGTTTTGCAAAAAGCTGTTTCTGTATTGCCGGATCAACGCCAATACGAATGGCAGCAAAATGAGTTCACAGCATTTATTCATTTTGGAGTAAATACATTTACCGGAAGAGAATGGGGAACCGGTTTTGAAGATCCAAAAATATTTAATCCGACTGAACTAAATACAGATCAATGGTGTGAAGCAATAAAATCTGCCGGAATGAAATTGGTGATTCTTACCGTAAAACATCATGATGGTTTTTGTCTTTGGCAAACTCGATATACTGATCACTCAGTAAAATCAAGTACTTGGCGGAATGGTGAAGGAGATGTTCTTAAAGATTTAGCAGAATCTTGTAAAAAATATGATTTAAAACTTGGTGTATATTTATCGCCAGCAGATCTTTATCAAATTGAAAATCAAAATGGTTTATATGGAAACGGCAGTAAATATTCTGAAAGGATAATACCAAGAAAAACGGGAAAGGAATTTATAAATAAAAAAACATTTAAATATATGGTTGATGATTATAATGAATATTTTATGAATCAACTTTTTGAATTGCTTACTGAGTATGGACCAATTTATGAAGTTTGGTTTGATGGCGCACATCCCAAAACAAAAGGAAATCAACAGTATACATATAATTCTTGGTATGAATTAATTCGTGAACTTGCACCACAAGCAGTAATTTTTGGCAAAGGTCCGGATGTTAGATGGTGTGGAAATGAAGCCGGTGAAACGAGAGAATCTGAATGGTCAGTAATTCCAATGTTAGGTTCAAAAAATAATTGGACTTGGCCGGATATGACAGATGATGATTTGGGATCAATAAATAAAATTAAGGAAGCAATTGTAAATAACGGTTTTCTTCATTGGTATCCGGCAGAAACAAATACATCAATTAGAGAAGGTTGGTTTTGGAGAGATGAAGCTCAATATGTAAAATCTCCTCAAAAAATTATTGATATTTGGTACCGTTCTGTTGGAGGGAACACAGTATTTCTTCTTAACATTCCCCCGAATAACAAAGGATTATTTTCCGATAGAGATGTTCAAGTTTTAAATAAAGTTGGAAAACGATTAAATGAAACTTTCACAAATAATTTGGCAAAAGGAAGTTCTGTTGTTGCTTCTTCAAACATTGATAATAATCACAAACCCATCAATATTATTGACGATAATCCTAATACTTGCTGGATACCGAATGAAAATGATATGGAACCTTACGTTGAAATAATACTAAACGAAAAGAAATATTTTAACAGAATCTTATTCCAAGAGCAAATTCAAAAATTTTCACAAAGAATATCTTCGTTTGAAATCGAATCACTTGTAAATAATGAATGGGTAAAAATATCAGATGGCACAACCGTTGGTTACAAGAGAATTTGCAAAACTTCAAATATTTATTCTGATAGAGTAAGAATAAGAATTTTAAACTCAAGACTAAATCCAACAATAAATAATTTTGAACTTTTTTTTGAAAAAGTTCCAGTCACGAATCCTATTATTTCAAGAGATAAAAATGGATTTGTAAATATTAGTTGTGAAGTCTCTGGTCCAATTATTAAATATTCTATTGATGGGAAGAATCCAAATAATGATTCAAAAGTATTTAGTGAAACATTCAATTTTCCGGAAGGTGGAATGATTAAAGCAATTGCTTACGATTCGGATAATAATGCCAGTGATATTATAACTAAGGAATTTGATATTTGTAAAGCAAAATGGAAAGTTCATTTTGTATCCAGTGAACAAGATGATAATAATGAACATGCAGATAAAGCAATTGATGATGATGAAAATACAAATTGGATAACACAATGGCGACCAAATTCTCCAGATCATCCGCATTCAATCGAAATTGATTTAGGTGAAAAAATCAATATTAAAGGTTTTTCTTATTTACCAAGAAAAGAAATTATTAATGGAACGATTAAAGAATTTATTTTTTACACAAGTTTAGATGGAAGCAATTGGGATAAAATTATTCAAGGTGAGTTTAGCAATATAAAGAATAATCCGGTTGAGCAAAAAATTTTATTTCAGCAAAATGTTGATGCACGATTTATCAAACTTGAATCAATAAATGAAATTAACGGAAATCCTTGGGCTTCTGCAGCAGAGATTGGAATTATTACTAAATGA
- a CDS encoding peptide-N-glycosidase: MKQKLKYFTQSFFLLSIFSSFIYSQTNLNKAVVEYSFRNNSKLAENVSLKMFYDDGFVSYKMEGRISKEKESQFLDLENKQTLQLLKIGDNEKYIFRKSFSEYEEGTITNETENILGYNCKKAIFKIKSNTIEVWYTDELKIKGTPTISIAPGLGLVLKVIRNNDYETFASKIDFRELSTDEKKYNLENAREVDNKTYLRKLIDSRFKTIPIFEHQKINFGDTIVNPKLDQANLTYRFSKGTVLLKKLLLPKLNNGDIVFAEVSQWSNGDAYDRVGSLFIIPNETDTTFLDALKFGINRIPIYKDINGNEFQGVISTKNYEPPLELMRFFTPFGVRKFNDYTQIEGYNWADSIIYRREITDLLPNEGKEIWVGIFIGNYDKGGHVASVNFKIYPSFVPSEKTENVWIKSIFNTVNIMEMSDQNYGTMFHNDSLKVSVNIPVGLENMKLKFTSTGHGGWENGDEFNKKLNEIFIDDKLIYSFIPWRDDCGTFRLSNPSSGNFENGLSSSDLSRSNWCPGTVTVPVEIDLSNLSAGKHTFKIAIPIGEKEGGSFSSWNVSGVLIGKYKN, translated from the coding sequence TTGAAACAAAAATTAAAATACTTTACGCAAAGTTTTTTTTTACTTTCCATATTTTCTTCTTTTATCTATTCTCAAACAAATTTAAATAAAGCAGTTGTTGAATATAGTTTCAGAAATAATAGTAAACTCGCCGAAAATGTTTCATTAAAAATGTTTTATGATGATGGATTTGTTAGTTACAAAATGGAAGGAAGAATTAGTAAAGAAAAGGAAAGTCAATTTCTTGATTTGGAAAATAAACAAACATTGCAGCTTCTTAAAATTGGTGATAATGAAAAATATATTTTCAGAAAATCTTTTTCGGAATATGAAGAAGGAACTATAACAAATGAAACAGAAAATATATTAGGATATAATTGTAAGAAAGCAATATTCAAAATTAAATCAAATACAATAGAAGTTTGGTACACAGATGAATTGAAAATTAAAGGAACTCCAACTATTTCAATTGCTCCCGGATTAGGTTTAGTACTTAAGGTGATTAGAAATAATGATTATGAAACCTTCGCAAGCAAAATTGATTTTCGCGAGTTATCTACAGATGAAAAGAAATACAATTTAGAAAATGCAAGAGAAGTTGATAATAAAACATATTTACGAAAATTAATAGACAGTAGATTTAAAACAATTCCAATTTTTGAACATCAAAAAATAAATTTTGGTGATACAATTGTTAATCCCAAATTAGACCAAGCAAACTTAACTTACAGATTTTCCAAAGGCACTGTACTTCTTAAAAAATTATTATTGCCAAAATTAAATAACGGTGATATTGTATTTGCTGAAGTTTCGCAATGGTCAAACGGCGATGCTTACGATAGAGTTGGAAGTTTATTTATAATTCCAAACGAAACTGATACAACTTTTTTAGATGCATTAAAATTTGGAATTAACAGAATTCCGATTTATAAAGATATAAATGGTAATGAATTTCAAGGAGTAATTTCAACTAAAAATTATGAACCTCCTCTTGAACTAATGAGATTTTTCACTCCTTTTGGTGTTAGAAAATTTAATGATTATACACAGATTGAAGGATATAATTGGGCTGATTCTATTATTTATAGGCGAGAAATAACAGATCTTTTACCAAATGAAGGAAAAGAAATTTGGGTAGGAATATTTATTGGTAATTATGATAAAGGCGGACATGTTGCTTCGGTAAATTTTAAAATTTATCCATCTTTTGTGCCGAGTGAAAAAACTGAAAATGTTTGGATCAAATCAATATTTAATACCGTAAACATTATGGAAATGTCTGATCAGAATTACGGAACAATGTTTCACAATGATTCTCTGAAAGTTTCAGTTAATATTCCGGTAGGATTAGAAAATATGAAACTAAAATTTACCAGTACAGGTCATGGCGGTTGGGAAAATGGTGATGAATTTAATAAAAAATTAAATGAAATATTTATTGATGATAAATTAATTTATAGTTTTATTCCGTGGCGAGATGATTGCGGAACTTTCAGATTATCAAATCCTTCTTCCGGAAATTTTGAAAATGGACTTTCATCATCGGATTTAAGCAGATCGAATTGGTGTCCAGGAACCGTTACAGTTCCGGTAGAAATAGATTTATCAAATTTATCAGCCGGAAAACATACTTTTAAAATTGCAATTCCAATTGGAGAAAAAGAAGGAGGAAGTTTCAGTTCATGGAATGTATCCGGAGTTTTGATTGGGAAATATAAAAATTGA
- a CDS encoding transglutaminase domain-containing protein, with protein MKKNLSKLYFLIVGISIIFLIANCSSRDLEISNINNSFNEEYLLKISKGNSTQIKLAIENCPVNQKEGLLFLLQNMPERDLQNLSSEFLLTNLEFSYKVMEQVKWGKEIPKNIFLNYILPYANLHERRDNWREDFHNKFYPLIKDLNSPSEATLKLNKEIWNIVNVHYSTKRPKADQSPYESIDAGLASCTGLSIILIDACRSVGIPARFVGVPLWKDQSGNHSWVEIWDNGWHFIGAEEESPLNKTWFGERALTSDDSEWKYSIYAASFKKTDVIFPPLFDSTATYVYADIVTNRYSKSVAEDGKVILAIRLFDKPNGKRIKGNIKILLEDKIVEEGITKDEKHDFNDFLIIKLLPNTKYKIIAETNYERVEKQIILNESKYQFANITLDEKK; from the coding sequence ATGAAAAAGAACTTATCAAAATTGTATTTTCTAATAGTTGGAATTTCAATCATATTTTTAATTGCAAATTGTTCAAGTAGAGATTTAGAAATTTCAAATATCAATAATTCTTTTAATGAAGAATATCTGCTAAAGATTTCAAAAGGAAATTCAACTCAAATTAAATTGGCGATAGAAAACTGTCCGGTAAATCAAAAAGAAGGATTATTATTTCTCTTGCAAAATATGCCGGAAAGAGATTTACAAAATTTATCTTCTGAATTTTTGTTAACAAATTTAGAGTTCTCATATAAGGTGATGGAACAAGTTAAATGGGGAAAGGAAATTCCAAAGAATATATTTTTAAATTATATTTTACCATATGCAAATCTTCATGAAAGAAGAGATAATTGGAGAGAAGATTTTCACAATAAATTTTATCCGCTAATTAAAGATTTAAATTCACCTTCAGAAGCTACTCTAAAATTGAATAAAGAAATTTGGAATATTGTTAACGTACATTATTCAACAAAAAGACCAAAAGCTGATCAAAGTCCTTATGAATCAATTGATGCGGGACTTGCATCTTGTACCGGACTTTCAATTATTTTAATTGATGCTTGCAGATCTGTTGGAATTCCGGCAAGATTTGTTGGTGTTCCATTATGGAAAGATCAATCTGGAAATCACTCATGGGTTGAAATTTGGGATAACGGTTGGCATTTTATTGGCGCAGAAGAAGAAAGTCCTCTTAATAAAACTTGGTTTGGCGAACGGGCATTAACTTCGGATGATTCAGAATGGAAGTATAGTATTTATGCTGCATCATTTAAAAAGACTGATGTAATTTTCCCTCCACTTTTTGATAGCACGGCAACATATGTTTATGCGGATATTGTTACTAATAGATATAGCAAATCTGTTGCGGAAGATGGTAAAGTAATTTTGGCGATTCGTTTGTTTGATAAACCAAATGGAAAAAGAATTAAAGGAAATATTAAAATATTATTAGAAGATAAAATTGTTGAGGAAGGAATTACAAAAGACGAGAAACATGATTTTAATGATTTTTTAATTATAAAATTATTACCAAATACAAAGTATAAAATTATTGCAGAAACAAATTACGAAAGAGTTGAAAAGCAAATTATTTTAAATGAATCAAAATATCAGTTTGCCAATATTACACTTGATGAAAAAAAATAA